A genome region from Sardina pilchardus chromosome 22, fSarPil1.1, whole genome shotgun sequence includes the following:
- the ghitm gene encoding growth hormone-inducible transmembrane protein translates to MLAARLVCLRTAPVMGLRSTLAQGSPALRTSLTKTYQPLVKQSQRYSTRPRFGFRRAKTSKEQLHEAAFEPAHETAFKIDQIGKMVLAGGAVVGMGALCYYGLGMSNEIGAIEKAVIWPQYVKDRIHSTYMYFAGSVGMTALSAMAVSRNPALMGLMMRGSWLAIGATFAAMIGAGMLVRSISYEQSPVPKHLAWLLHAGVMGAVIAPMTLLGGPLMLRAAWYTAGIVGGLSTVAVCAPSEKFLNMGGPLAVGFGVVFASSIGSMFLPPTSAFGAGLYGVAIYGGLVLFSMFLLYDTQKVIKRAETYPMYGVQKYDPINACMGIYMDTLNIFMRLVMILSGGGNRRK, encoded by the exons ATGCTTGCGGCGAGGCTAGTATGCCTGAGGACTGCCCCAGTGATGGGGTTGCGCTCGACCTTAGCGCAGGGGTCCCCGGCGCTGAGAACATCTCTAACCAAAACATATCAACCACTTGTGAAACAAAGTCAG AGATACTCCACCAGACCCAGGTTTGGATTCCGTCGCGCAAAGACCTCAAAGGAACAACTCCATGAAGCTGCATTTGAACCAGCTCATGAGACTGCCTTCAAAA TTGACCAGATTGGCAAGATGGTCTTGGCTGGAGGAGCTGTTGTTGGTATGGGAGCCCTGTGCTACTATGGCCTGGGGATGTCGAATGAAATAGGCGCCATTGAGAAAGCTGT CATCTGGCCCCAGTATGTGAAGGACCGCATCCACTCCACCTACATGTACTTCGCTGGTAGTGTGGGCATGACGGCGCTGTCTGCTATGGCCGTCAGCAGGAACCCGGCACTCATGGGCCTCATGATGAGGGGGTCTTGGCTG GCGATTGGTGCGACATTTGCAGCCATGATTGGAGCTGGCATGCTGGTGCGGTCCATCTCCTATGAACAGAGTCCAGTCCCCAAACACCTGGCTTGGTTGCTGCATGCAG GTGTGATGGGTGCGGTGATTGCGCCGATGACTCTGCTGGGCGGTCCCCTGATGTTGCGGGCGGCCTGGTACACGGCAGGCATTGTGGGCGGCCTCTCCACCGTGGCCGTGTGTGCCCCCAGTGAGAAGTTCCTGAACATGGGCGGCCCCCTGGCTGTGGGCTTCGGCGTGGTCTTCGCCTCTTCCATAG GCTCCATGTTCCTGCCCCCCACCTCTGCGTTCGGGGCGGGCCTGTACGGCGTGGCCATATACGGAGGCCTGGTGCTCTTCAGCATGTTCCTGCTCTACGACACGCAGAAGGTCATCAAGCGCGCCGAGACCTACCCGATGTACGGCGTCCAGAAATACGACCCCATCAATGC GTGTATGGGCATCTACATGGACACCCTGAACATCTTCATGAGGCTGGTGATGATCCTGTCCGGAGGGGGCAACCGCAGGAAGTGA